Proteins encoded within one genomic window of Streptomyces sp. NBC_01314:
- a CDS encoding alpha/beta fold hydrolase, which translates to MFDPADFPKPTLISVNGVELEVFEAGRQNAGKPIVLCHGWPEHAFSWRHQMPALAAAGYHVIVPNQRGYGNSSRPAEVTDYDIEHLSGDLVALLDHYGYEDATFVGHDWGAMVVWGLTLLHPNRVNKVINLSLPYQERGEKPWIEFMEDVLGGDFYFVHFNRQPGVADAVFEENTFQFLRNMYRKNEPPREPRPGMAMIDLARAETPLGDPVMSDSELAVFVSAFESTGFTGSVNWYRNLDRNWRLLADVDPIIQQPTLMIYGDRDVIQRSEKLAEFVPHVEVVNLDCGHWIQQEKPEETNQAITKWLEQQDVI; encoded by the coding sequence ATGTTCGATCCAGCCGATTTTCCCAAGCCCACCCTTATTTCGGTCAACGGTGTGGAGCTTGAAGTCTTTGAAGCAGGCCGGCAGAATGCCGGAAAGCCCATCGTGCTCTGTCATGGCTGGCCGGAGCACGCCTTTTCCTGGCGCCATCAGATGCCCGCCCTCGCCGCAGCGGGCTACCATGTCATCGTTCCGAACCAGCGGGGTTATGGCAATTCATCCCGTCCGGCCGAAGTGACGGACTACGACATTGAACACCTGTCGGGTGATCTCGTCGCACTTCTCGATCACTACGGATACGAGGATGCCACCTTTGTCGGTCATGACTGGGGTGCAATGGTCGTCTGGGGACTGACCCTGCTGCATCCGAACCGTGTAAACAAAGTGATCAACCTGAGCCTGCCTTACCAGGAGCGCGGAGAAAAGCCCTGGATCGAGTTCATGGAAGATGTGCTCGGCGGCGACTTCTATTTCGTCCACTTCAATCGGCAGCCAGGCGTCGCGGACGCCGTGTTCGAAGAGAACACCTTCCAGTTCCTTCGCAACATGTACCGGAAGAACGAGCCCCCCAGGGAGCCTCGGCCGGGTATGGCGATGATCGATCTCGCCAGAGCGGAAACGCCACTCGGTGATCCCGTCATGAGCGACAGCGAACTGGCCGTTTTCGTCTCCGCCTTCGAATCGACAGGGTTCACGGGCAGTGTGAATTGGTACAGGAACCTTGACCGTAACTGGCGCTTGCTGGCGGACGTGGACCCGATCATCCAGCAGCCCACACTCATGATCTACGGCGACCGGGATGTGATCCAGAGGTCTGAAAAGCTGGCAGAGTTCGTGCCCCATGTGGAAGTGGTCAATCTGGATTGCGGTCATTGGATCCAGCAAGAGAAGCCGGAAGAAACGAACCAGGCGATTACGAAATGGCTGGAACAGCAGGATGTCATTTAG
- a CDS encoding family 43 glycosylhydrolase, with translation MTVAHNPVIRGFAPDPSLIRVGEWYYMATSSFEWFPTIPLHRSRDLANWEYAGHVRGAAPEGSLNGVPDSGGIWAPSLSWDGERFWVVYTIVRSVGTRYFDLDTYVSTAPAVDGAWTAPHRVASHGFDPALFHHEGRLWLLNMQSDHRPGGRRFAGIVLTELDRSTLRPLGDTHLLLQHDQLIEGPKLLVHDSWHYLVLAEGGTGVEHGVRVARSRTLTGPYELDDLPLLTTRDDPKVPLQKAGHAELVQTPTGEWFLSHLTARPLHTEHGIRCPLGRETAVQAVIWDAEGWPRLRQGGWHPAVKVEVPTVPTAVTAGHAAPVAVGASMLPPAAAAGPTAPVAADAIAAPTAGAWPTGPTATGSSAVTESATVSVTPAALATSPSPLSSPSPISSSANEGTMAWPWSSLRAEPDASWADPAVRPGWIRLRGRQGPESLWEQSLLAQRITEHRAEVEVTVEARPRTFGEAAGLTLRYNTSSYLSLDLTWAEPEGEPQRGQQWRGRGRTVLSLLERDEDGARQVAVVEVEPEHPVTLGANVDGAEARFWYLHDGIRTPVGPPLDFTHLSDDYGSKLRFTGTLAGIHAQDLVAAEFTADFRGFRLVCEEE, from the coding sequence GTGACCGTGGCCCACAACCCGGTCATCCGCGGCTTCGCCCCCGACCCCTCGCTGATCAGGGTCGGCGAGTGGTACTACATGGCGACCAGTTCGTTCGAGTGGTTCCCGACGATTCCCTTGCACCGGTCCAGGGATCTGGCGAACTGGGAGTACGCCGGTCATGTGCGCGGCGCGGCCCCGGAGGGCTCACTGAACGGGGTGCCCGACTCGGGCGGCATCTGGGCTCCGTCGCTGAGCTGGGACGGCGAACGCTTCTGGGTCGTCTACACGATCGTGCGGTCGGTCGGCACACGCTACTTCGACCTGGACACGTATGTCAGTACGGCCCCGGCGGTGGACGGCGCTTGGACCGCTCCACACCGCGTGGCGAGCCACGGCTTCGACCCCGCCCTGTTCCACCACGAGGGGCGGCTCTGGCTACTCAACATGCAGAGCGACCACCGTCCGGGCGGCAGGCGCTTCGCCGGAATCGTCCTGACCGAGTTGGACCGCTCCACCCTGCGCCCGCTCGGCGACACCCACCTGCTGCTCCAGCACGACCAGCTGATCGAGGGCCCCAAGCTCCTGGTCCACGACAGCTGGCACTACCTGGTCCTCGCCGAGGGCGGCACCGGTGTCGAACACGGAGTGCGGGTGGCGCGCAGCCGCACACTGACCGGCCCGTACGAACTCGACGACCTGCCCCTGCTGACCACGCGGGACGACCCGAAGGTCCCGTTGCAGAAGGCCGGGCACGCCGAACTGGTCCAGACACCGACCGGCGAGTGGTTCCTCAGCCACCTCACGGCCCGCCCCCTGCACACCGAACACGGCATCCGCTGCCCCTTGGGCCGGGAGACCGCCGTCCAGGCGGTGATCTGGGATGCGGAGGGCTGGCCCCGGTTGCGGCAGGGGGGTTGGCATCCGGCGGTGAAGGTGGAGGTGCCGACCGTGCCGACGGCGGTCACGGCCGGACATGCGGCGCCGGTGGCCGTCGGCGCCTCCATGCTCCCGCCGGCTGCCGCCGCCGGGCCTACCGCACCGGTGGCAGCCGACGCGATCGCAGCGCCGACGGCGGGCGCCTGGCCGACTGGGCCGACTGCCACCGGCTCGTCAGCCGTGACGGAGTCGGCCACCGTGTCCGTTACGCCTGCTGCGCTCGCTACGTCCCCCTCACCCCTCTCCTCCCCCTCGCCCATCTCGTCCTCCGCAAACGAGGGCACAATGGCCTGGCCGTGGAGCAGTCTGCGTGCCGAGCCGGACGCTTCCTGGGCCGATCCGGCCGTCCGCCCCGGCTGGATCCGGCTGCGTGGTCGGCAGGGTCCCGAATCGCTGTGGGAGCAGAGTCTGCTGGCGCAGCGGATCACCGAGCACCGGGCGGAGGTCGAGGTCACCGTCGAGGCCCGGCCGCGTACCTTCGGCGAGGCCGCCGGGCTGACCCTCCGGTACAACACCTCCTCCTACCTCTCCCTCGACCTGACCTGGGCCGAACCCGAGGGCGAGCCACAGCGCGGCCAGCAGTGGCGGGGCCGGGGCCGTACCGTCCTCAGCCTCCTCGAACGCGACGAGGACGGGGCCCGGCAGGTGGCCGTCGTCGAGGTCGAACCGGAGCATCCGGTCACCCTGGGAGCGAACGTCGACGGAGCGGAGGCCCGCTTCTGGTACCTCCACGACGGCATACGCACCCCCGTTGGACCGCCCCTGGACTTCACCCACCTCTCCGACGACTACGGCTCCAAGCTCCGCTTCACCGGCACCCTGGCCGGCATCCACGCCCAGGACCTCGTCGCCGCGGAATTCACAGCGGACTTCAGGGGGTTTCGGCTGGTGTGCGAGGAGGAGTGA
- a CDS encoding carbohydrate ABC transporter permease, protein MIRSQRWKGAAFTVPFQLGFVFLYLVPIGYAVHESLFQEKQSGLGLGGATREFSGFENYQLGLTDSAFMGSILRVVLFACVQIPFMLLVSLVLALLLDALTSKTANRFRILLLVPYMIPGVVAAIVWINLYSPEVGPLTPIGDLFGFDWNFFAPSMVWPSIGNLLTWHGIGYNMVIIYSALQGVPRELFEAARLDGASETRIALSIKIPFVRAALVLTGLLSIIQMLQIFNEPALFRNITPETVDDSFTPIMIIYNQAFNAGNYHYAAALSVLLALILGVASLLFYRLTSKEVD, encoded by the coding sequence ATGATTCGCTCCCAGCGCTGGAAGGGTGCCGCGTTCACGGTGCCCTTCCAGCTCGGATTCGTCTTCCTCTATCTGGTGCCCATCGGGTACGCGGTCCACGAGTCGCTGTTCCAGGAGAAGCAGTCCGGGCTCGGACTCGGCGGCGCGACCCGGGAGTTCTCGGGGTTCGAGAACTACCAGCTCGGGCTGACCGACTCGGCGTTCATGGGCTCCATCCTGCGGGTGGTGCTGTTCGCCTGCGTCCAGATCCCGTTCATGCTGCTGGTCAGCCTGGTCCTGGCACTGCTTTTGGACGCGCTCACCTCGAAGACCGCGAACCGCTTCCGCATCCTGCTGCTGGTCCCGTACATGATCCCGGGCGTGGTCGCGGCGATCGTGTGGATCAACCTGTACAGCCCCGAAGTCGGCCCGCTCACCCCGATCGGCGACCTCTTCGGGTTCGACTGGAACTTCTTCGCGCCCTCCATGGTCTGGCCGTCCATCGGCAACCTCCTCACCTGGCACGGCATCGGCTACAACATGGTGATCATCTACTCGGCGCTGCAGGGCGTGCCCCGCGAACTGTTCGAGGCCGCCCGCCTCGACGGTGCCTCCGAGACCCGGATCGCGCTGAGCATCAAGATCCCGTTCGTGCGCGCGGCGCTGGTCCTGACCGGACTGCTCTCGATCATCCAGATGCTGCAGATCTTCAACGAGCCGGCGCTGTTCCGGAACATCACCCCGGAGACCGTCGACGACAGCTTCACCCCGATCATGATCATCTACAACCAGGCGTTCAACGCGGGCAACTACCACTACGCCGCCGCCCTGTCGGTGCTCCTCGCCCTGATCCTCGGCGTCGCCTCCCTCCTCTTCTACCGGCTGACCTCGAAGGAGGTCGACTGA
- a CDS encoding hydroxyacid dehydrogenase, which yields MPSAQPTRAVFAMDPVHLPLLFPPPLMARLREVAEIDPEFVVRDFADPAYASTLAGAEVLITGWGCPHLDADALKATPRLRTVLHAAGSVRSLVGEALWQSGVTVSSAVAGNALPVAEYTLAMILLAGKNTFDQRERFRRTHTYPSPAETAAIGNVGRRVGVIGASRVGRRLLELLKPFDFAVSLYDPFVDTTGAAALGAEPMTLEDLLRTSDIVSLHAPDIPETYRMLDRGRLALIRDGGVLINTSRGALVDPDALTDELLSGRLNAVLDVTEPEPLPVGSPLYNLPNVFLTPHIAGSLGNELERLGRTVVEELERLTCGLPPAHEVRHTDMARVA from the coding sequence ATGCCCAGCGCCCAGCCGACGCGAGCCGTGTTCGCCATGGATCCGGTGCATCTGCCCCTGCTCTTCCCGCCGCCGCTCATGGCACGGCTGCGGGAGGTGGCCGAGATCGACCCCGAGTTCGTCGTACGGGACTTCGCCGATCCCGCGTACGCCTCCACGCTGGCCGGGGCCGAGGTGCTGATCACCGGCTGGGGCTGCCCCCATCTCGACGCGGACGCGCTGAAGGCGACACCCCGGCTGCGTACCGTCCTGCATGCCGCGGGCTCGGTCCGCTCACTGGTCGGCGAGGCCCTGTGGCAGAGCGGGGTCACCGTCTCCAGCGCGGTGGCCGGCAACGCGCTGCCGGTGGCCGAATACACCCTCGCGATGATCCTGCTGGCCGGGAAGAACACCTTCGACCAGCGCGAACGCTTCCGGCGGACACACACCTACCCCTCCCCCGCCGAGACCGCCGCCATCGGCAACGTGGGCCGCCGGGTCGGGGTCATCGGGGCCTCGCGAGTCGGCCGCCGGCTCCTCGAACTGCTGAAGCCGTTCGACTTCGCCGTCTCGCTCTACGACCCGTTCGTCGACACGACGGGGGCCGCCGCGCTGGGCGCCGAACCGATGACCCTGGAGGACCTGCTGCGCACCAGCGACATCGTCAGCCTCCATGCCCCCGACATCCCCGAGACCTACCGCATGCTCGACCGCGGCAGACTCGCGCTCATCCGGGACGGAGGCGTCCTCATCAACACCTCCCGGGGCGCCCTGGTCGACCCGGACGCGCTCACCGACGAGCTGCTCTCCGGTCGGCTCAACGCCGTCCTGGACGTCACCGAACCCGAGCCGCTGCCCGTCGGCTCCCCGCTCTACAACCTCCCCAACGTCTTCCTCACCCCGCACATCGCGGGTTCCCTCGGCAATGAGCTGGAGCGCCTCGGCCGTACCGTCGTCGAGGAGTTGGAGCGCCTCACCTGTGGCCTGCCACCCGCCCACGAGGTACGACACACGGACATGGCCCGGGTCGCCTGA
- a CDS encoding IS4 family transposase, whose protein sequence is MRIGILTKAFTAELVDAAIAKHDRAERRRRLLPARLVVYFVLALCLFARESYEEVLRVLTSGIPGSRTLVRVNRSSLCRARARLGEDVLETVFRQVAGPLATAATPGAWWRGLRLLALDGTQFDLPDSTSNGDTFDGPSTTGGVPFGFPQARAVVLAEIGTHGVLDARLGGYRDGERSLAYPLASSTGPGDLVIADRGFWSVEFAHVFTVAGADLLVRLQSNHLGTIQEELPDGSYLSMARLGKDVRLRAAREGRTLPKHVIYRVITFAKGDKVAYLGTTLLDPEQYPAAELVALYRERWEIELAFDEIKNHLGPGGPIRSRTPEGARQELWACLAVHHAIRQFAHTAALARPAVDTDRVSYLKCVRIVRRSIPSQLGATATKLPRSFAEAGREARARLLPARRSRDCLRAIKKPNRWLVLRTRARRGTVQPGRWAHNQTSKPKSTRRAGRPVLKGAQAPTSP, encoded by the coding sequence GTGCGGATCGGGATCCTGACGAAAGCGTTCACCGCCGAGCTGGTGGACGCAGCGATAGCCAAGCACGACCGGGCCGAGCGGCGGCGCCGTCTTCTGCCGGCTCGGCTGGTCGTGTACTTCGTCCTGGCCCTGTGTCTGTTCGCCCGGGAGTCGTACGAGGAGGTGCTGCGGGTGCTGACCAGCGGTATCCCGGGCAGCCGGACCCTCGTGCGGGTGAACCGGTCGTCGTTGTGCCGGGCTCGCGCCCGTCTCGGCGAGGACGTGCTGGAGACCGTGTTCCGCCAGGTGGCTGGCCCGCTCGCCACTGCGGCCACGCCCGGCGCGTGGTGGCGGGGACTGCGGCTCCTCGCCCTGGACGGCACCCAGTTCGATCTCCCGGATTCGACGAGCAACGGCGACACCTTCGACGGCCCCTCCACCACCGGCGGCGTCCCCTTCGGATTCCCCCAGGCCAGAGCAGTGGTCCTCGCGGAGATCGGAACGCACGGAGTCCTGGATGCCCGCCTTGGCGGCTACCGCGACGGCGAGCGCAGCCTCGCCTACCCGCTGGCCAGCTCCACCGGCCCCGGCGACCTGGTCATCGCCGACCGCGGCTTCTGGTCGGTCGAGTTCGCGCACGTCTTCACCGTGGCGGGCGCGGATCTACTGGTCAGGCTCCAGTCCAACCACCTCGGAACCATCCAGGAAGAACTTCCGGACGGCTCGTACCTGTCGATGGCGCGGCTGGGAAAGGATGTCCGGCTCCGAGCCGCGCGAGAGGGCCGAACGCTGCCCAAGCACGTGATCTACCGAGTCATCACCTTCGCCAAAGGCGACAAGGTCGCCTACCTGGGCACGACACTGCTGGATCCCGAGCAGTACCCGGCCGCCGAGCTGGTCGCGCTCTACCGGGAACGCTGGGAGATCGAGCTCGCATTCGACGAGATCAAGAACCACCTCGGCCCAGGCGGCCCGATCAGGTCGCGGACGCCGGAAGGCGCCCGGCAGGAACTGTGGGCCTGCCTCGCGGTCCACCATGCGATCCGCCAGTTCGCCCACACAGCCGCCCTTGCCCGGCCGGCCGTGGACACCGACCGTGTCTCCTACCTGAAGTGCGTCCGTATCGTCCGCCGCAGCATCCCTTCCCAGCTCGGAGCGACCGCCACCAAGCTCCCCCGTTCCTTCGCCGAGGCCGGCCGGGAGGCACGTGCACGCCTCCTCCCGGCCCGGCGCAGCCGGGACTGCCTACGCGCGATCAAGAAGCCGAACCGCTGGCTCGTGCTGAGGACTCGCGCCAGACGCGGCACTGTGCAACCCGGCCGCTGGGCGCACAACCAGACCTCGAAGCCGAAGAGCACCCGCAGGGCCGGGAGGCCGGTGCTCAAGGGGGCGCAAGCCCCGACGTCGCCCTAG
- a CDS encoding XRE family transcriptional regulator encodes METAGFSSRQLAARVGVSGKTVERWVADAALIPHARNREDACTALGVDEEMIWPKAVKDRIKTGGDREMIRSYPYRSACPSTVWGESVANATDELFFAGYTNYFLWLDQPAFVETVRKKLHSGCRVRFLLGDPDGEVTRNREALEDVALSVSTRIRITLEHLGKLGAHEGLETRFSAPDDAVNHVSLSVFRFDSEALVTPHLARLVGHDSPLLHLRKHDSGGLFDRFAEHAEELWTRGIQVDLTTTSP; translated from the coding sequence ATGGAGACAGCCGGTTTCTCATCACGGCAACTCGCAGCCCGTGTGGGCGTTTCCGGCAAGACTGTTGAACGATGGGTGGCAGACGCTGCACTCATCCCGCACGCCAGAAACCGGGAAGACGCCTGCACGGCGCTGGGAGTTGACGAAGAAATGATCTGGCCGAAAGCGGTAAAGGATCGAATCAAAACCGGCGGCGACCGGGAAATGATCCGTTCCTACCCGTACCGGTCTGCCTGCCCTTCCACGGTGTGGGGCGAGTCGGTCGCCAACGCCACGGACGAACTGTTCTTCGCGGGATACACGAACTATTTTCTGTGGCTTGATCAGCCTGCGTTCGTCGAGACCGTGCGCAAGAAACTCCATAGCGGCTGCCGAGTGCGTTTCCTCCTCGGTGACCCCGACGGCGAAGTAACCCGCAATCGGGAAGCGCTGGAAGATGTAGCCCTATCGGTGTCTACGCGCATCCGCATCACTCTTGAACACCTCGGCAAGCTAGGTGCACATGAAGGGCTGGAGACGCGCTTCTCTGCGCCGGACGATGCCGTGAACCACGTATCCCTGTCCGTTTTCCGCTTCGACAGCGAAGCGCTGGTCACTCCACACCTTGCCCGGCTGGTCGGTCATGATTCGCCACTCCTGCATCTCCGAAAGCATGACAGTGGCGGATTGTTCGACCGGTTCGCCGAGCACGCCGAGGAGTTGTGGACCCGAGGCATTCAGGTAGACCTTACGACTACGTCGCCCTAA
- a CDS encoding carbohydrate ABC transporter permease: protein MADPDPASRGRGGQRFILLGLILASVYSLFPVWWLIVAATKDRVGLYQSNGLWFSGMHLWDNLHQLFTYEDGIFLRWTANSFLYAGVGSLGGTLIALATGYGLARFDFPGRGVVFACVVGSFLIPIALLTLPLYLMFSEIGLVDTPWAMLIPCLINPFSVYLAKVYTEATIPFELLEAARIDGAGELRIFFSIVLRMMTTGGATVFLLAFVNTWNAFFLPLTVLRGEENWTLNLGLYNWTGKRLESGIDLTSLVLTGALLSIVPLAIMMTAMRRYWRSGVTLGALK, encoded by the coding sequence ATGGCCGACCCCGACCCCGCCTCGCGCGGACGCGGTGGCCAGCGGTTCATCCTGCTCGGCCTGATCCTGGCGAGCGTCTACAGCCTGTTCCCCGTGTGGTGGCTGATCGTCGCCGCCACCAAGGACCGGGTGGGGCTGTACCAGAGCAACGGCCTGTGGTTCTCCGGCATGCACCTCTGGGACAACCTGCATCAGCTGTTCACCTACGAGGACGGCATCTTCCTGCGCTGGACCGCCAACTCGTTCCTGTACGCCGGTGTCGGCTCCCTCGGGGGCACACTCATCGCGCTGGCAACCGGTTACGGCCTGGCCCGCTTCGACTTCCCCGGCCGGGGTGTGGTGTTCGCGTGCGTGGTGGGCTCGTTCCTGATCCCGATCGCCCTGCTCACGCTCCCGCTGTACCTGATGTTCTCGGAGATCGGCCTGGTCGACACCCCCTGGGCGATGCTGATCCCCTGCCTCATCAACCCCTTCAGCGTGTATCTGGCGAAGGTCTACACCGAGGCGACGATCCCCTTCGAACTGCTGGAGGCGGCCCGTATCGACGGCGCCGGTGAGCTGCGGATCTTCTTCAGCATCGTGCTGCGGATGATGACCACGGGCGGCGCGACCGTCTTCCTGCTCGCCTTCGTCAACACCTGGAACGCCTTCTTCCTGCCGCTCACCGTCCTGCGCGGCGAGGAGAACTGGACGCTGAACCTCGGCCTCTACAACTGGACCGGCAAACGCCTCGAATCCGGCATCGACCTGACCAGCCTCGTCCTGACCGGCGCCCTGCTCTCCATCGTCCCACTCGCGATCATGATGACCGCGATGCGCCGCTACTGGCGGTCGGGCGTCACTCTGGGGGCGCTCAAGTGA
- a CDS encoding helix-turn-helix transcriptional regulator, translating to MRTDRLVAVLLLLQRREQVTAAEVARELEVSERTARRDLDALAMAGVPVYSMQGRSGGWRLVGGARTDLSGLTASEARALFLVAGPASAATPAVKAALRKLVHALPEPFRVQAEAAASSLVTDAQRWGSSPIEHRPPRFLDELQDAVIRGVQVRLGYVDRKGTETERTVHPLGIVAKGPSWYLVSNTEAGRRTFRIDRVSSADPTDDPVRRPEDFDLAESWREIADEVDRKRTPLEIQAVCAPHGIGLLRMALGGRLEVGGSTTDGRIEVVIRGHNEYMLAGELAGLVEWLEVTGPPGVRDHLVSIGNALVERYG from the coding sequence ATGCGAACCGACCGGCTGGTGGCCGTCCTCCTCCTGCTGCAACGGCGCGAGCAGGTGACAGCAGCAGAGGTCGCCCGAGAGCTGGAGGTCTCCGAGCGCACCGCCCGCCGCGACCTCGACGCCCTGGCCATGGCCGGGGTGCCCGTGTACTCCATGCAGGGCCGAAGCGGTGGCTGGCGCCTCGTGGGCGGCGCCCGCACCGACCTGTCCGGGCTGACCGCGAGTGAGGCCCGCGCTCTGTTCCTGGTCGCCGGCCCGGCCTCGGCCGCGACACCGGCCGTGAAAGCAGCACTGCGCAAGCTCGTCCATGCCCTGCCGGAACCCTTCCGGGTCCAGGCCGAGGCAGCAGCGTCGTCGCTGGTCACGGACGCGCAACGATGGGGGTCGAGCCCGATCGAGCACCGACCGCCCCGCTTCCTCGACGAACTCCAGGACGCGGTGATCCGCGGCGTCCAGGTACGGCTCGGCTACGTCGACCGCAAAGGCACCGAAACCGAGCGAACCGTCCACCCCCTGGGCATCGTCGCCAAAGGCCCGTCGTGGTACCTCGTCTCCAACACCGAGGCCGGCCGACGGACCTTCCGGATCGACCGCGTGTCGTCCGCCGACCCGACCGACGATCCCGTGCGCCGACCCGAGGACTTCGACCTTGCCGAGAGCTGGCGCGAGATCGCCGACGAGGTCGACCGCAAGCGAACGCCCCTCGAAATCCAGGCGGTATGCGCGCCCCACGGGATAGGCCTGCTCCGGATGGCGCTCGGCGGTCGGCTCGAGGTGGGAGGTTCCACGACCGACGGCCGCATCGAGGTCGTGATCCGCGGCCACAACGAGTACATGCTCGCCGGCGAGCTTGCCGGGCTGGTCGAATGGCTCGAGGTGACTGGCCCTCCGGGTGTGCGAGACCACCTGGTCTCGATCGGCAACGCGCTCGTCGAGCGATACGGCTGA
- a CDS encoding ABC transporter substrate-binding protein, whose amino-acid sequence MNSLSPRRRFARVAVASVALTGLLAACGGSDSGDDGSSGATGPVTLPFWGWANGQEALVKAFNSSHKDVQLKYTKVTDQLTMQKQLSNAVKAGNAPCLLQNTAEYVTTWVSQGALADITEYVGPSKDKFNAGAWAGVQVQDKVYGVPTSAAPAFTIYRTDVFKKYGLDAPATWDDFIAAGKVLKKHDIHITNYAGEDPSTLEVLAMQAGAHWYAIDGDSWKVDFEDEGSLKAADVIQQIIDNNLNSKLSFADYAAVQRNYDKGGTVTRQISTWQMSGMVQNFTDSFGKWALTPWPTYKGEAAKTPAGTNQSGGMNLVTEQCEYKKQAAEAALWLSTDTGAVKSMASPETGSGVMPALADSDSYVAEAISEKLLGDHYEPGKKVVTDSLGTVTADWVYGPNWTAMFTELQSEWGKVVSKEQKVTDLLAHMQEWTVKDLKSRGINVKG is encoded by the coding sequence ATGAACTCCCTCAGCCCTCGGAGAAGGTTCGCCCGCGTCGCCGTCGCGAGTGTGGCGCTGACAGGTCTGCTCGCCGCCTGCGGCGGCTCGGACTCCGGCGACGACGGTTCCTCCGGAGCCACCGGTCCGGTCACCCTCCCCTTCTGGGGCTGGGCCAACGGCCAGGAAGCCCTCGTCAAGGCCTTCAACTCCTCCCACAAGGACGTCCAGCTCAAGTACACCAAGGTCACCGACCAGTTGACCATGCAGAAGCAGCTCAGCAACGCGGTGAAGGCGGGCAACGCCCCCTGTCTGCTGCAGAACACCGCCGAGTACGTGACGACCTGGGTGTCGCAGGGCGCGCTCGCCGACATCACCGAGTACGTCGGGCCGAGCAAGGACAAGTTCAACGCCGGCGCGTGGGCCGGGGTCCAGGTGCAGGACAAGGTCTACGGCGTCCCCACCAGCGCGGCGCCCGCCTTCACGATCTACCGCACCGACGTCTTCAAGAAGTACGGCCTCGACGCGCCCGCGACCTGGGACGACTTCATCGCCGCCGGCAAGGTTCTGAAGAAGCACGACATCCACATCACCAACTACGCCGGTGAGGACCCGAGCACCCTGGAGGTGCTCGCGATGCAGGCTGGGGCCCACTGGTACGCGATCGACGGCGACTCCTGGAAGGTGGACTTCGAGGACGAGGGCAGCCTCAAGGCCGCCGACGTGATCCAGCAGATCATCGACAACAACCTCAACTCCAAGCTCTCCTTCGCCGACTACGCGGCCGTGCAGCGCAACTACGACAAGGGCGGCACGGTCACCCGCCAGATCTCCACCTGGCAGATGTCCGGCATGGTGCAGAACTTCACCGACTCCTTCGGCAAGTGGGCGCTCACCCCGTGGCCGACGTACAAGGGCGAGGCGGCCAAGACGCCGGCCGGCACCAATCAGAGCGGTGGCATGAATCTGGTCACCGAGCAGTGCGAGTACAAGAAGCAGGCGGCCGAGGCGGCCCTGTGGCTGTCCACGGACACCGGCGCGGTCAAGTCCATGGCGAGCCCGGAGACCGGCAGCGGCGTCATGCCGGCGCTCGCCGACAGCGACTCCTATGTGGCCGAGGCGATCTCGGAGAAGCTGCTCGGTGACCACTACGAGCCCGGCAAGAAGGTCGTCACGGACAGCCTGGGCACCGTCACCGCCGACTGGGTCTACGGTCCGAACTGGACCGCCATGTTCACCGAGTTGCAGAGCGAGTGGGGCAAGGTCGTCAGCAAGGAACAGAAGGTCACCGATCTGCTCGCGCACATGCAGGAGTGGACGGTCAAGGACCTGAAGTCGCGCGGTATCAACGTCAAGGGCTGA